Proteins from a genomic interval of Granulicella sp. L56:
- a CDS encoding L-ribulose-5-phosphate 4-epimerase: MLLEELRKSVLEANLELVRRGLVLYTFGNASGVDRKQGLVVIKPSGVDYDELRPEHMVVTDLHGKIVEGTLRPSSDLDTHTLLYREFAEIGAVVHTHSEYATSFAQAGMAIPALGTTHADYFYGPVPVTEELTDEAIGGRYVHETGLAIVNRFKGIDPLAVPACLVAGHAPFVWGRTPHDAAHNAVVLEAVARMAYRTLTLQADCKGVSQALLDRHYFRKHGASATYGQSR, from the coding sequence ATGCTGCTTGAAGAATTGCGGAAATCGGTGCTTGAGGCCAATCTGGAGCTGGTTCGGCGGGGGCTTGTCCTCTACACGTTTGGCAATGCCAGCGGTGTGGATCGCAAGCAGGGATTGGTGGTGATTAAGCCCTCCGGCGTCGATTACGACGAACTGAGGCCGGAGCATATGGTGGTGACCGACCTGCACGGGAAGATCGTCGAGGGCACGCTGCGGCCTTCCTCTGATCTGGATACGCATACGCTGCTCTATCGCGAATTCGCCGAGATTGGGGCCGTAGTGCATACCCACTCGGAGTATGCCACCAGCTTTGCTCAGGCAGGGATGGCGATCCCAGCACTGGGGACGACCCATGCCGACTACTTCTATGGACCGGTTCCGGTGACCGAAGAGCTTACCGACGAGGCCATCGGCGGACGGTACGTGCATGAGACGGGTTTGGCCATCGTCAACCGCTTCAAAGGAATCGATCCGCTGGCTGTGCCTGCCTGCCTCGTGGCCGGACATGCTCCCTTTGTCTGGGGCAGGACTCCGCATGACGCGGCGCACAATGCGGTGGTGCTGGAGGCTGTGGCGCGGATGGCTTACCGGACACTGACCTTGCAGGCTGATTGCAAAGGAGTCTCGCAGGCTCTGCTGGATCGCCACTACTTCAGGAAGCACGGTGCTTCGGCGACCTATGGACAGTCCCGCTGA
- the argJ gene encoding bifunctional glutamate N-acetyltransferase/amino-acid acetyltransferase ArgJ translates to MNIEQDTNAQSLPLGFEWGAIKAGIKASGKLDVAVAIAPKTANAAVMYTKNQVVAAPVTVGRRHLQSTGGRVAAVLVNAGNANCATGQAGIEACVQTCVAAAETFHCIFDEVFPSSTGIIGVPFPAEKVIAALPAIQTVLGSTSDHAELFAQAIMTTDTRMKTARAVVDIDGAKINIFGAAKGAGMIHPQLGAPVGPPHATMLVYLFTDLAAETEELSRLLQPAVEQSFNCISIDGDTSTNDTVLLLASGASGVKLNERTGEPFANALNLVCGSLAHQIVDDGEGVGHVVTLHITGARTPSEAKQVAKAIAHSPLCKTAWSSADPNWGRLLAAAGYSGVAFDPERVNIRIGTQPVFELGMRAPLFDEAAAHATMQEREYTITLDLGQGNAECRFITCDLTAEYVRINADYST, encoded by the coding sequence ATGAACATTGAGCAAGATACGAACGCCCAGTCCCTTCCCCTTGGCTTCGAATGGGGTGCGATCAAAGCTGGCATCAAGGCCAGCGGAAAGCTGGACGTAGCTGTCGCCATCGCCCCCAAAACCGCCAATGCAGCGGTGATGTACACGAAAAATCAGGTTGTTGCGGCACCTGTGACCGTAGGCCGACGTCATCTCCAATCCACCGGCGGAAGAGTTGCCGCCGTGCTGGTCAACGCCGGCAACGCCAACTGCGCCACCGGGCAGGCCGGAATCGAAGCCTGCGTGCAAACCTGTGTCGCTGCGGCAGAGACATTTCACTGCATCTTCGACGAGGTCTTTCCCTCCTCGACCGGCATCATCGGTGTTCCCTTCCCCGCAGAAAAAGTAATCGCCGCCCTGCCTGCCATACAGACCGTGCTGGGCAGCACTTCAGATCACGCAGAGCTTTTTGCCCAGGCCATCATGACGACCGACACGCGCATGAAGACCGCTCGCGCCGTCGTCGACATCGACGGAGCCAAGATTAATATCTTCGGCGCTGCAAAGGGCGCAGGTATGATTCATCCCCAGCTTGGAGCACCGGTCGGCCCTCCGCACGCCACGATGCTGGTCTATCTCTTCACCGATCTGGCAGCCGAGACGGAGGAACTCAGCAGGCTTTTGCAGCCAGCCGTAGAGCAGAGCTTTAATTGCATCTCCATCGACGGGGATACCTCGACCAACGACACCGTATTGTTGCTGGCCAGCGGAGCCAGCGGAGTCAAGCTCAACGAACGGACGGGCGAGCCTTTTGCCAACGCACTCAATCTGGTGTGCGGCTCGCTGGCCCACCAGATTGTTGACGACGGCGAGGGCGTGGGCCATGTAGTGACACTACACATTACTGGGGCTCGCACGCCGTCGGAAGCAAAGCAGGTTGCCAAGGCCATCGCTCACTCCCCTCTTTGCAAGACGGCATGGTCAAGTGCAGACCCGAACTGGGGCCGCCTGCTGGCAGCCGCCGGATATAGCGGCGTGGCGTTCGATCCGGAGAGGGTCAACATCAGGATCGGCACACAACCCGTCTTTGAGCTCGGGATGCGGGCGCCGCTCTTCGATGAAGCTGCGGCCCATGCGACGATGCAGGAACGCGAATACACCATCACACTCGATCTGGGACAAGGCAATGCCGAATGCAGATTCATTACCTGTGACCTTACGGCGGAATATGTGCGGATTAATGCCGATTACTCCACCTAG
- the aceE gene encoding pyruvate dehydrogenase (acetyl-transferring), homodimeric type, with translation MTMKLETPAQIDFSEEVSEWIEAFDEVIANDWEQGAELLETLRQRAQQAGVPTSSELTTRYLNTIPKHDEVPYPGDRALERRVEALLRWNAMAMVHGQNKKDAGIGGHISTYSSLATLLEVGFNHFFHAKYGDQPGDFIYFQGHASPGVYARAYLEGRLDDSHLKNFRHELRDTPGLSSYPHPWLMPNFWNFPTVSMGIGPLNAIYQARFMRYLEHRGLIQATERKVWAFVGDGETDEVDTLGAIAVAARENLDNLIFVVNCNLQRLDGPVRGNKRIIDELEGHFRGAGWNVIKVIWGSDWDALFERDHTGLLLKRMEECVDGDFQTFKAKDGAYLRENFFGKYPELLELVRDLTDEQLERLHRGGHDPAKIYNAYKRAMEHKGGPTVILAKTVKGFGMGSSQARNATHNEKKMVDSELAAFVKRFDIPIPEEAAVHGTPYRPAQDSPEIVYLQERRRELGGYLPKREVPKSDFVAPELDYFAEWTAGSNKRAVSTTMGFVSILRHLLKDPKIGKLIVPILPDEGRTFGMESAIRQVGIYAPEGQKYSPHDADMLLYYREAQDGQILEEGITEAGSMASFTAAGTAYANYKIPTIPFYMYYSMFGFQRIGDMVWAFADSRGKGFLMGGTAGRTTMLGEGLQHQDGHSIVLASTVPTCITYDPAFVYELVVVVQDGIRRMYEKGEDVFYYITMYNEDYAMPAMPKGAAEGILRGLYKLKPAIEGEAVAQLFGSGTILNEVLRAQEILATKYGVQTDVWSVTSYNELRRDALAVERWNRLHPAEKERQSYLQTAMAGTQGPIIAASDYMKVVPDQLSPWLANRLVSLGTDGFGRSDNREHLRSHFEVNAESIVGATLSKLSREGKFKPKQAQKALAELGLDVEAGDPARA, from the coding sequence ATGACGATGAAACTTGAAACTCCGGCCCAGATTGATTTTTCCGAAGAAGTGTCCGAGTGGATTGAGGCGTTTGACGAGGTCATTGCGAATGACTGGGAACAGGGCGCAGAACTTCTCGAAACCCTTCGGCAGAGAGCGCAGCAGGCCGGGGTGCCGACGTCGAGTGAGTTGACGACGCGATATCTGAATACCATTCCAAAGCACGATGAGGTTCCCTATCCCGGCGACCGGGCGCTGGAGCGCCGCGTCGAAGCGCTGCTTCGCTGGAATGCGATGGCAATGGTGCATGGCCAGAATAAAAAAGACGCCGGTATTGGCGGTCACATCTCGACGTATTCTTCACTCGCGACCCTGCTTGAGGTCGGCTTCAATCATTTCTTTCACGCCAAGTATGGAGACCAGCCGGGAGACTTCATCTACTTCCAGGGACATGCCTCTCCGGGCGTCTATGCTCGCGCTTATCTCGAAGGCAGGCTCGACGACTCGCATCTCAAAAACTTCCGTCACGAGCTGCGCGACACTCCCGGTCTGAGTTCCTATCCGCACCCGTGGCTGATGCCAAACTTCTGGAACTTCCCCACGGTGTCCATGGGCATCGGCCCCCTCAATGCCATCTATCAGGCACGCTTCATGCGCTATCTTGAGCATCGCGGGCTTATCCAGGCAACCGAGCGCAAGGTCTGGGCTTTTGTCGGCGACGGCGAGACCGACGAGGTCGATACGCTGGGCGCAATCGCTGTTGCTGCTCGCGAAAATCTGGACAATCTCATCTTTGTGGTGAACTGCAATTTGCAGCGTCTCGATGGCCCTGTGCGCGGTAACAAGCGCATTATCGACGAGCTCGAAGGCCACTTCCGCGGAGCAGGATGGAACGTCATCAAGGTCATCTGGGGTTCCGATTGGGACGCACTCTTTGAGCGCGATCACACTGGCCTGTTGCTCAAGCGGATGGAAGAGTGCGTGGACGGAGACTTCCAGACCTTCAAGGCAAAGGACGGCGCTTATTTGCGCGAAAATTTCTTCGGCAAGTATCCGGAGCTGCTCGAACTGGTACGCGATCTGACCGATGAGCAGCTCGAGCGGCTGCATCGCGGCGGTCACGATCCGGCGAAGATTTACAACGCATACAAGCGGGCGATGGAGCACAAGGGCGGCCCAACCGTCATTCTGGCCAAGACCGTAAAGGGCTTCGGCATGGGCTCGTCGCAGGCGCGCAACGCCACGCACAACGAAAAGAAGATGGTGGACTCCGAACTGGCCGCCTTTGTAAAGCGGTTCGATATTCCCATTCCAGAAGAGGCAGCAGTCCATGGAACGCCCTATCGTCCCGCGCAGGATTCTCCTGAAATCGTGTACTTGCAAGAGCGGCGTCGGGAGTTGGGTGGATATCTCCCGAAACGCGAAGTGCCGAAGTCGGATTTCGTCGCTCCGGAATTGGATTATTTTGCCGAGTGGACCGCAGGCTCGAATAAGCGCGCTGTTTCGACAACGATGGGCTTTGTCAGCATCCTTCGTCACCTGTTGAAGGATCCGAAGATCGGTAAGCTTATCGTGCCGATCCTGCCCGACGAAGGCCGCACCTTTGGCATGGAATCGGCGATCCGTCAGGTAGGCATCTACGCACCCGAAGGCCAGAAATATAGTCCGCACGATGCCGACATGCTGCTCTACTACCGCGAAGCGCAGGACGGGCAGATTCTCGAAGAAGGCATTACTGAAGCTGGTTCGATGGCGTCGTTCACCGCAGCAGGCACGGCCTACGCAAACTACAAGATTCCGACCATTCCCTTTTACATGTACTACTCGATGTTTGGATTTCAGCGCATCGGCGACATGGTGTGGGCATTCGCCGACTCGCGCGGCAAGGGCTTCCTGATGGGTGGCACTGCTGGACGCACGACGATGCTCGGCGAAGGGCTGCAGCACCAGGATGGCCACAGCATCGTGCTGGCAAGCACGGTCCCGACCTGCATTACCTATGATCCGGCATTCGTCTATGAGCTTGTCGTGGTGGTACAGGATGGCATTCGCCGGATGTACGAGAAGGGCGAAGACGTCTTCTACTACATCACCATGTACAACGAAGATTACGCCATGCCCGCGATGCCGAAAGGTGCTGCCGAAGGTATTCTGCGTGGCCTGTACAAACTGAAGCCGGCAATCGAAGGTGAAGCAGTCGCACAGCTCTTCGGCAGTGGAACCATCCTTAACGAAGTGCTTCGCGCTCAGGAGATTCTAGCGACGAAGTACGGTGTACAGACCGACGTATGGAGCGTTACCAGCTACAACGAGTTGCGGCGCGATGCGCTGGCAGTGGAGCGCTGGAACCGCCTCCATCCCGCCGAGAAGGAGCGCCAGAGCTATCTGCAGACGGCCATGGCGGGAACACAAGGGCCAATTATCGCGGCCAGCGATTATATGAAGGTCGTGCCCGACCAGCTATCACCATGGCTGGCAAACAGACTTGTATCGCTGGGAACCGATGGCTTTGGCCGCAGCGACAATCGCGAGCATCTGCGCAGCCACTTTGAAGTCAACGCAGAGTCCATTGTTGGGGCGACTCTCTCGAAGCTTTCTCGCGAGGGCAAGTTCAAGCCGAAGCAGGCGCAAAAGGCACTCGCCGAACTCGGCCTCGATGTCGAGGCTGGCGATCCTGCCCGGGCTTAG
- a CDS encoding thiamine pyrophosphate-dependent enzyme — MSETAPHENPLVPNKKLRQIYTLMAQARSLNEHIAKAQRKTKRQRLATAFGEEACRMATAIELKQGDLVSDVRMCATMDLLFGATLTPLLRHIAAVISGSQAENTISTETAIVTRQLPSIENAEDHLHMALGAALTLKTQKQNNIVMAYAYHAELPKRSWKQILALAAQLNLPIIVVLLPEAEGKGEATNICAKARSFGIPGIPVDANDAVALYRVAQEAIGRSRGGDGPVLIECISSRRAKQRNDDVNDPILHMKRFLTGRKVCSEEWANHAGDAFRKKLAAAKH, encoded by the coding sequence TTGAGCGAAACGGCACCGCACGAAAATCCATTAGTTCCCAATAAAAAGCTGCGACAGATCTACACCCTGATGGCTCAGGCCAGATCGCTGAACGAGCATATCGCCAAAGCACAGCGAAAGACAAAGCGGCAGCGACTGGCCACTGCGTTTGGGGAAGAAGCGTGCCGGATGGCCACGGCCATCGAACTTAAGCAGGGAGACCTCGTCAGTGATGTTCGAATGTGCGCGACGATGGATCTTCTCTTCGGCGCTACACTCACTCCCCTTCTCCGTCATATCGCTGCGGTGATCTCTGGCTCCCAAGCTGAAAACACGATATCGACCGAGACAGCTATCGTTACGCGTCAACTGCCATCGATTGAGAATGCAGAAGACCACCTGCATATGGCGCTGGGTGCGGCACTCACCCTTAAGACTCAGAAGCAAAACAATATCGTGATGGCTTACGCTTATCATGCTGAGTTGCCAAAACGTTCCTGGAAACAAATCCTTGCTCTGGCGGCACAGCTAAATCTGCCAATCATCGTTGTGCTTCTCCCCGAAGCGGAGGGCAAAGGCGAGGCTACGAATATCTGCGCAAAGGCGAGGTCATTCGGAATTCCTGGAATCCCCGTCGACGCAAACGATGCTGTGGCTCTGTATCGTGTGGCGCAGGAGGCTATTGGCCGTTCTCGCGGAGGGGATGGGCCCGTCCTGATCGAATGCATTTCTTCTCGAAGGGCAAAGCAACGAAACGACGATGTTAATGATCCTATTCTTCACATGAAAAGATTTTTGACAGGACGGAAAGTCTGCAGTGAAGAGTGGGCGAATCATGCCGGTGATGCCTTCCGCAAAAAGTTGGCAGCGGCAAAACATTAA
- a CDS encoding capsule assembly Wzi family protein, with translation MRKRVYLPIAIVVVCAGSAIFAQTSTSPSQSAPAALPAYAPQSQTTAPAAAPPQKTGQPAVPPATASPENPFTAYVPYGPLDEDKLPDRYGSTYIPVDSWVYPAMTRLYSMGFLDTMFLGMRPWTRRSALHMLQESKYDIIHSDNEEAQDILVKLLTEFDAEVPSGYTARGAVYGLESTYTRFMGIGGTPLRDSYHLGQTIANDYGRPYQSGFNNLTGLSTVNEWGPFSLYVRGEYQHSPSATGYSYALASQLSAIDTIPYGPPNEPQDTIPAGPISAQNPFRLVEASLSLHLLGHEISGGKTDAWLGPAAGGAMAWSNNAENIYSFRVNRVEPLNIFLLSKLLGPVRYDFFIGSLKGHTSPNSPWVHSEMFSFRPTVNFEFGFQRTIIFGGEGHAPVTLHTFLKGFFDTSDTSAAEKFSRDDPGARFSDFNFSYRLPFVRKYATLYIDSIAHDDVTPISAPRRAAYRTGLYISQFPKFHKLDLRLEGVTTDPGVARSSNGEFNYFETIQLQGYTNKGFIMGDWIGREAKGGQAWLTYHLSGNESIQLEYLNKKTPKDFIPGGTTQNQFKASVVKRFGPDLELNGWVQYEGWKAPIYKSGLQKDTTAAVQFTWFPKLHTYPQY, from the coding sequence GTGCGGAAAAGAGTCTATCTTCCTATTGCGATTGTCGTCGTTTGTGCAGGTTCAGCTATATTTGCACAGACGTCGACATCCCCATCGCAGTCAGCGCCAGCGGCGTTGCCGGCTTATGCGCCACAAAGTCAGACTACGGCTCCCGCAGCAGCCCCGCCTCAGAAAACGGGCCAGCCCGCTGTGCCACCTGCAACGGCTTCGCCGGAAAATCCCTTCACCGCTTATGTTCCTTATGGGCCACTCGATGAAGACAAGTTGCCAGACCGTTACGGATCGACCTATATCCCGGTAGACAGTTGGGTCTATCCTGCCATGACCCGGCTCTACTCCATGGGATTTCTCGACACGATGTTTCTGGGAATGCGTCCCTGGACGCGCCGCAGTGCGCTGCACATGCTTCAGGAATCGAAATACGACATCATCCACAGCGATAACGAAGAAGCGCAGGACATTCTGGTGAAGCTCTTGACCGAGTTCGATGCGGAAGTTCCTTCAGGATACACGGCTCGTGGAGCGGTTTATGGATTGGAGTCCACCTACACACGTTTCATGGGAATCGGCGGGACACCTCTACGTGACAGCTATCACCTGGGCCAGACGATAGCGAACGACTACGGACGCCCCTACCAATCCGGCTTTAACAACCTCACCGGCCTTTCAACGGTGAATGAGTGGGGGCCGTTCTCACTCTACGTGCGTGGCGAATATCAACATTCTCCATCGGCAACGGGATATTCCTATGCACTCGCGAGCCAGCTATCAGCCATTGACACCATCCCTTATGGTCCGCCCAATGAGCCTCAGGACACAATTCCCGCGGGGCCTATCTCTGCGCAAAATCCCTTTCGCCTGGTAGAGGCGTCTCTTTCCTTGCACCTGCTTGGCCATGAAATTTCGGGAGGCAAGACAGATGCATGGCTTGGGCCGGCTGCCGGCGGCGCGATGGCATGGTCCAACAACGCGGAGAACATCTATTCCTTTCGCGTGAACAGAGTCGAACCGCTGAATATCTTCCTGCTGTCGAAACTGCTGGGACCGGTTCGATATGACTTCTTCATCGGCAGCCTCAAAGGGCATACCTCTCCCAATAGTCCCTGGGTCCACTCCGAGATGTTTTCGTTCCGTCCAACGGTCAACTTTGAGTTCGGCTTCCAAAGAACAATCATCTTCGGCGGAGAGGGTCATGCTCCTGTCACCTTGCACACTTTTCTCAAGGGCTTCTTCGATACCAGCGATACGAGTGCAGCGGAGAAGTTCTCACGGGACGATCCAGGAGCTCGCTTCAGCGACTTTAATTTTTCCTATCGTCTGCCGTTTGTTAGAAAATATGCCACTCTCTATATCGATTCGATTGCGCATGACGACGTAACTCCCATCAGCGCTCCGCGGCGTGCCGCTTATCGTACCGGCCTCTACATCTCCCAGTTTCCCAAGTTTCACAAACTTGATTTGAGACTCGAGGGGGTTACGACCGACCCCGGAGTAGCGAGAAGTTCTAACGGCGAATTCAATTATTTTGAAACAATTCAACTACAGGGATATACCAACAAGGGATTTATCATGGGCGACTGGATCGGCCGCGAAGCAAAAGGCGGACAGGCGTGGCTGACTTATCACCTATCCGGCAATGAATCGATCCAATTGGAATATCTCAATAAGAAGACGCCAAAGGACTTCATTCCAGGCGGGACGACGCAGAACCAGTTCAAAGCCAGCGTGGTGAAAAGATTTGGGCCAGACCTGGAACTCAATGGATGGGTGCAGTATGAGGGATGGAAGGCTCCTATTTATAAGTCGGGCCTTCAGAAGGACACTACCGCTGCGGTGCAGTTTACCTGGTTCCCGAAGTTACACACCTACCCGCAATATTAA
- a CDS encoding UDP-glucuronic acid decarboxylase family protein: MPQRILVTGAAGFLGSHLCDALLAEGNDVIGVDNLCTGTTSNLSQLAGEPNFSFVEQDICKPFDLGKVDFVFNFASPASPVDYHRLGIETLSVGSAGTVNTLDLAKKYGAGYLHASTSECYGDPQVHPQVETYWGNVNPIGPRSVYDEAKRFSESVVMAYHRYYGVDTRLVRIFNTYGPRLQVNDGRVISNFMSQALRGEPLTIYGDGSQTRSFCYVSDLIDGIILLAGSQEHLPVNLGNPDEWTILECAREVLAVTGAKTEIVSKPLPQDDPTRRCPDITKARTLLGWEPKISLRQGLQHSLQYFKESVA, translated from the coding sequence ATGCCGCAAAGAATTCTTGTCACCGGAGCCGCCGGGTTTCTGGGCTCACATCTCTGTGATGCCTTGCTGGCCGAGGGGAATGATGTCATTGGCGTAGACAATCTCTGCACAGGGACTACAAGCAACCTCAGCCAACTTGCAGGGGAACCGAATTTCAGTTTTGTAGAGCAGGATATTTGCAAACCGTTCGACCTCGGCAAAGTAGATTTCGTCTTCAACTTTGCCTCGCCCGCCAGTCCTGTCGATTACCACCGCCTGGGCATTGAAACTCTTTCTGTAGGTTCAGCAGGCACCGTCAATACACTGGACCTCGCGAAGAAGTACGGCGCTGGATATCTTCATGCCTCCACTTCCGAGTGTTATGGCGATCCCCAGGTACATCCCCAGGTTGAGACGTATTGGGGTAATGTCAATCCTATCGGGCCACGATCTGTCTACGACGAGGCAAAGCGTTTCTCCGAGTCTGTCGTGATGGCTTATCACCGCTATTATGGCGTTGACACGCGCCTTGTTCGCATCTTCAACACCTATGGCCCACGCCTTCAGGTCAACGATGGGCGCGTGATCTCGAATTTTATGTCACAGGCGCTTCGCGGCGAACCGCTGACCATCTATGGAGATGGTTCGCAGACGCGCAGTTTCTGTTATGTCTCCGACCTTATTGATGGAATTATTCTCCTTGCTGGTTCGCAGGAGCATTTGCCCGTCAATCTTGGAAATCCTGATGAGTGGACCATTCTAGAGTGCGCGCGGGAGGTGTTGGCAGTTACCGGCGCGAAGACAGAGATTGTGTCGAAGCCTCTACCGCAGGACGATCCAACCCGTCGCTGCCCTGATATCACGAAAGCGAGGACGCTTCTCGGTTGGGAACCTAAGATAAGCCTTCGTCAAGGCTTACAGCATTCTTTGCAGTACTTCAAAGAATCTGTTGCGTGA
- a CDS encoding UDP-glucose/GDP-mannose dehydrogenase family protein: MNKNIQIAVVGSGYVGLVAAVCFAEMGHTVICVDNDDRKVAALQGGDTLIHENYLPELLERYRNTKIRFMSDLGEATRECEAIFIAVGTPQSETGDADLSYVEAVACEIARSITGYKVIVEKSTVPVYTNEWVRRAIERNGVDRNLFDVVSNPEFLREGTAVADFLHPDRIVVGADSNKAAALLKEIYAPLTSGEYYKRSDAIEGPCSPAEPPPLLLTSTKSAEIIKHASNAFLALKISFINAVSNLCEATDANVEQVALGMGLDSRIGPKFLRPGIGYGGSCFPKDVAAFRSVAAQMGIDFNLLSEVEKINVQQKKRFLAKVRSALWTLRTKRIGVLGLAFKGETDDIRESPAIELVEMLLAEGCSVTAFDPAAMKRTQEVLPATSHLHYANSAYEAAQDSDALLILTDWPEFAALDLDRLNKVMRYPIIIDGRNLYDPNVVTQHGFTYLSIGRPASYPVREAVLSME; encoded by the coding sequence ATGAATAAGAACATTCAAATTGCCGTTGTGGGATCGGGATATGTCGGCCTAGTTGCCGCGGTTTGCTTTGCTGAGATGGGACATACCGTTATTTGTGTCGATAACGACGATCGCAAAGTTGCGGCCCTGCAAGGCGGGGATACCCTTATCCATGAGAACTATCTCCCGGAACTCCTTGAGCGCTACCGTAATACCAAAATTCGGTTTATGTCCGATCTCGGCGAGGCAACCCGCGAGTGTGAGGCCATCTTTATCGCGGTAGGAACCCCTCAGAGCGAGACTGGCGATGCGGACCTCTCCTATGTCGAGGCGGTTGCCTGCGAGATTGCCCGTTCCATCACGGGCTATAAGGTGATTGTCGAGAAGAGCACCGTTCCCGTCTATACCAACGAATGGGTGCGGCGTGCGATTGAGCGCAATGGGGTTGACCGCAATCTGTTCGATGTCGTCTCAAACCCTGAGTTTCTTCGCGAAGGGACTGCCGTCGCCGATTTTCTTCATCCTGACCGCATCGTCGTAGGAGCTGACAGCAACAAAGCAGCGGCGTTGCTGAAGGAGATATATGCTCCGCTGACGAGCGGGGAATACTATAAGCGGTCGGACGCCATTGAAGGCCCCTGCAGCCCCGCGGAGCCTCCTCCGCTGCTGCTTACCTCAACCAAGAGCGCTGAGATTATCAAGCATGCCTCGAATGCCTTTCTTGCATTGAAGATCTCCTTTATCAATGCTGTTTCAAATTTATGCGAGGCTACCGATGCCAATGTGGAACAGGTCGCCCTCGGGATGGGGCTGGATAGCCGTATTGGCCCCAAGTTCCTTCGTCCCGGCATCGGTTATGGAGGCTCCTGTTTTCCAAAAGATGTGGCGGCCTTCCGTTCTGTGGCAGCGCAGATGGGCATCGATTTCAATCTCCTGAGCGAGGTTGAAAAGATTAACGTTCAACAAAAGAAGCGTTTTCTCGCAAAGGTCCGGTCGGCTTTGTGGACGCTGCGCACCAAGCGAATTGGCGTACTTGGCCTGGCCTTCAAAGGGGAGACGGATGACATCCGTGAATCGCCGGCGATCGAGCTGGTTGAGATGTTGCTCGCGGAGGGCTGCTCGGTCACGGCCTTCGATCCTGCCGCGATGAAGCGCACCCAGGAGGTGCTTCCTGCCACCTCGCATCTTCATTACGCGAACAGCGCCTATGAGGCGGCCCAGGATAGCGATGCCTTGTTGATCTTGACGGATTGGCCGGAGTTTGCTGCTCTGGACCTCGATCGCTTGAACAAGGTCATGCGCTATCCCATCATCATCGATGGCCGCAATCTCTATGACCCCAATGTCGTGACGCAGCATGGATTCACTTATCTCAGCATTGGACGGCCAGCTTCGTACCCTGTAAGAGAAGCTGTTCTTTCGATGGAGTAA